In one Silene latifolia isolate original U9 population chromosome 10, ASM4854445v1, whole genome shotgun sequence genomic region, the following are encoded:
- the LOC141607930 gene encoding uncharacterized protein LOC141607930, whose protein sequence is MILEPTGLWFMDDCVIRGVTKSTKTNFVGPIPTSWTQASHAQREAWFNNFRLSFAWSPSQEQNVRIRYNDVGTRRYRDVIWKVVRRPKEPDHMKGDKYEGLIKHTKSEAFEEEV, encoded by the exons atgattcttgagccgacgggattatg gtttatggacgattgcgtgatacgaggtgtcacgaaaagcacgaagactaatttcgtgggtccaattcctacatcgtggacacaagcttctcaTGCACAAAgagaggcgtggttcaataactttcgg ttatcatttgcttggtcaccgtctcaagaacagaatgtccgtatcaggtacaatgacgtcggtactcgacgatatcgggacgtgatttggaaggtagttaggcgcccaaaggaaccagaccacatgaaag gtgacaagtatgaaggcttaataaagcataccaaaagtgaagcttttgaggaagaagtctaa